A portion of the Anoxybacillus gonensis genome contains these proteins:
- a CDS encoding spore coat protein has translation MKVQNTETQIPKTPQMNDRDFINDMLSTEKYMTDSYCTFLNEASHQHLYDEILHMFTETQNCQRELYNLMFKKGWYALEQADQQKLQQSYQQFQGYASQFPYNNMMQ, from the coding sequence ATGAAAGTGCAAAATACTGAAACACAAATTCCGAAAACACCCCAAATGAACGATCGCGATTTTATTAATGATATGTTATCAACTGAAAAATATATGACGGATAGTTATTGTACATTTTTAAACGAAGCAAGCCATCAACATTTGTATGATGAAATTTTGCATATGTTCACCGAAACACAAAATTGCCAACGTGAATTGTACAACTTAATGTTTAAAAAAGGTTGGTATGCGCTTGAACAAGCAGATCAACAAAAATTACAACAATCATATCAACAATTTCAAGGATACGCGAGCCAATTCCCATACAACAATATGATGCAATAA
- a CDS encoding HugZ family protein — MEEKKRERYVQFVKQCKTMMISTIDERGEPFISYAPFVIDESHFYIFISRTAEHFQYIERNERVSVLLIADEATSTNLFARERVRFTCKRTHIGNNGNDHIFAKFEDIHGKPMIRLLRSIDFSLFQLTPMEGRYVVGFGQAFDVDLNGERFTHVIVNKNEEGRLEGQ; from the coding sequence TTGGAAGAGAAAAAAAGAGAGCGCTATGTGCAGTTTGTGAAACAATGTAAAACCATGATGATCAGTACAATAGATGAACGTGGTGAGCCGTTTATTAGTTATGCCCCCTTTGTGATAGACGAAAGTCATTTTTACATTTTTATTAGCCGAACGGCTGAACATTTTCAATATATTGAACGTAATGAGCGAGTTTCGGTATTGTTGATTGCCGATGAAGCAACATCAACCAATTTGTTTGCACGAGAGCGCGTTCGATTTACATGCAAACGAACGCACATTGGCAACAACGGAAATGATCATATTTTTGCTAAGTTTGAGGACATTCACGGCAAACCGATGATTCGTTTATTGCGAAGTATTGATTTTTCGCTTTTTCAACTTACCCCGATGGAGGGACGTTACGTTGTAGGTTTTGGGCAAGCGTTTGATGTCGATTTAAACGGTGAACGATTTACGCATGTAATTGTTAATAAAAATGAGGAAGGGAGACTTGAGGGGCAATGA
- a CDS encoding YuzL family protein: protein MKMKKHPSKAGVSAASVKGNAGPTVERDGGGKKTSQNQQYGKENMGNE, encoded by the coding sequence ATGAAAATGAAAAAACACCCATCGAAAGCAGGGGTAAGTGCTGCAAGCGTAAAAGGAAATGCAGGACCAACGGTAGAACGTGATGGTGGCGGAAAAAAGACGAGCCAAAATCAACAATATGGAAAAGAAAATATGGGGAATGAATAA
- a CDS encoding proline dehydrogenase family protein, with product MEQLMRDFFLFLSKNKTLTKLAKRYGLRFGASRFVAGETIERAVDVIKELNRKGLAVTIDYLGEFVDNEQEANEMANHSIEAIRAIGENKLNSQLSLKMTSMGLDISDELVMKNMRRILDEAKAHGVFVTIDMEDYSRCQKTIDIFKQLKKEYDNVGTVLQAYLYRTEKDIEDLNAYHPNLRLVKGAYKESPEVAFPDKKDVDENFKKIIKMHLLNGNYTAVATHDDAIIEYTKQLVKEHNIPNDQFEFQMLYGIRPERQEQLVREGYTMRVYVPYGTDWYGYFMRRLAERPANVAFVLKGILKK from the coding sequence ATGGAACAATTGATGCGCGACTTTTTCTTATTTTTGTCAAAAAACAAAACGTTAACAAAATTGGCGAAGCGGTACGGTCTTCGTTTCGGTGCGTCGCGTTTTGTAGCGGGGGAAACGATTGAACGTGCAGTAGACGTGATTAAAGAACTCAATCGTAAAGGACTAGCGGTCACCATCGACTACTTAGGGGAATTTGTTGATAATGAACAAGAAGCAAATGAAATGGCGAACCATTCGATTGAGGCAATTCGTGCGATTGGTGAAAATAAATTAAATTCACAACTATCGCTAAAAATGACATCGATGGGATTGGACATTTCCGATGAGCTTGTGATGAAAAATATGCGTCGCATTTTAGATGAAGCAAAAGCCCACGGGGTATTTGTGACAATTGATATGGAAGACTATTCTCGTTGCCAAAAAACGATCGATATTTTTAAGCAGTTGAAAAAAGAGTATGACAATGTCGGAACGGTATTGCAAGCATATTTGTATCGCACAGAAAAAGATATTGAAGATTTAAATGCGTATCATCCAAACTTGCGCCTTGTGAAAGGGGCGTATAAAGAGTCACCAGAAGTAGCTTTTCCAGATAAAAAAGATGTAGATGAAAACTTTAAAAAGATTATTAAAATGCATTTATTAAATGGCAACTACACAGCTGTTGCCACACACGATGATGCGATTATCGAATACACGAAACAGCTTGTGAAAGAACATAACATTCCAAATGATCAATTTGAATTTCAAATGTTATACGGCATTCGCCCGGAGCGCCAAGAACAATTAGTGCGCGAAGGATATACGATGCGCGTCTACGTTCCATACGGAACCGATTGGTATGGCTACTTTATGCGTCGTTTAGCGGAACGCCCAGCCAATGTGGCATTTGTGTTAAAAGGTATATTAAAGAAATAA
- a CDS encoding acetyl-CoA C-acetyltransferase: protein MKEAVIVAGARTPVGKAKKGTLANVRPDDLGAIVVKETLKRAGNYEGNIDDLIIGCAMPEAEQGLNMARNIGALAGLPYTVPAITINRYCSSGLQAIAYAAEKIMLGHADTIIAGGVESMSMVPMMGHVVRPNVKLAESAPEYYMSMGHTAEQVAMKYGVTREEQDAFAVRSHQRAAKAIAEGKFVDEIVPVDVTVRHIENNKLVEKKVTFSQDEGVRPDTNMETLAKLRPAFSVNGTVTAGNASQTSDGAAAVMVMDHEKAKALGLQPLGKFRSFAVAGVPPEVMGIGPIAAIPKALELAGLELSDIGLIELNEAFASQAIQVIRELGLDEEKVNVNGGAIALGHPLGCTGAKLTLTLLHEMRRRNEQFGIVTMCIGGGMGAAGVFELL, encoded by the coding sequence GTGAAAGAAGCGGTCATCGTTGCCGGAGCGCGTACGCCTGTCGGCAAAGCGAAAAAAGGGACGTTAGCTAACGTCCGACCAGATGATTTAGGGGCGATCGTTGTCAAAGAAACGTTGAAACGAGCAGGGAACTACGAAGGAAATATTGATGATCTGATTATCGGATGTGCCATGCCAGAAGCGGAACAAGGACTAAATATGGCGCGCAACATTGGTGCGCTTGCTGGTTTGCCATACACGGTGCCAGCGATCACGATTAACCGTTATTGTTCATCAGGACTACAAGCCATTGCTTATGCGGCTGAAAAAATTATGCTTGGACACGCGGATACAATTATTGCTGGCGGCGTGGAGTCGATGAGCATGGTGCCGATGATGGGGCATGTCGTACGTCCGAACGTGAAGCTCGCAGAAAGTGCGCCAGAGTACTACATGTCGATGGGGCATACGGCTGAGCAAGTGGCGATGAAGTACGGTGTGACGCGGGAAGAACAAGATGCATTCGCGGTTCGTAGCCATCAAAGAGCAGCAAAAGCGATTGCAGAAGGAAAATTTGTCGATGAAATTGTACCAGTTGATGTGACTGTCCGTCATATTGAAAATAATAAATTAGTAGAAAAAAAGGTGACGTTCAGTCAAGATGAAGGGGTTCGCCCAGACACAAATATGGAGACGCTTGCGAAGTTGCGTCCTGCGTTTTCGGTAAACGGAACAGTAACAGCTGGAAACGCTTCACAAACGAGTGACGGAGCAGCTGCGGTGATGGTCATGGATCACGAAAAAGCGAAAGCGCTCGGTTTACAACCACTTGGTAAGTTCCGTTCGTTTGCAGTGGCAGGTGTTCCACCAGAAGTGATGGGCATCGGTCCGATTGCAGCGATTCCAAAAGCACTTGAGCTTGCGGGACTTGAGCTTTCTGATATCGGTTTAATTGAATTAAATGAAGCGTTCGCATCGCAAGCGATTCAAGTCATTCGTGAACTCGGATTAGATGAAGAAAAGGTGAACGTGAACGGAGGAGCGATTGCTCTCGGTCATCCGCTCGGTTGCACAGGAGCGAAGTTAACGTTGACGCTTTTACATGAAATGCGTCGTCGCAATGAGCAATTTGGTATTGTCACAATGTGTATTGGCGGCGGTATGGGTGCTGCGGGTGTATTTGAATTATTATAA
- a CDS encoding 3-hydroxyacyl-CoA dehydrogenase/enoyl-CoA hydratase family protein: MRIKKAAVLGSGVMGSGIAAHLANVGIPTLLLDIVPKELTAEEQAKGWTLEHKQVRNRIVNQAVERLLKQKPAPLMSKENVALIEVGNFEDDFRRLAECDWIIEVVVERLDVKKSVFEKVDEVRKQGSIVSSNTSGISIEAMAEGRSDDFKKHFLGTHFFNPPRYLKLLEVIPTKHTDPSVVAFMKQFGENVLGKGVVLAKDTPNFIANRIGTYGLLVTVREMMKGGYSVGEVDSVTGPLIGRPKSATFRTLDVVGLDTFIHVANNVFEKVEGEEKEVFTVPSFMKTMVEKGWLGSKSGQGFFYKKGKDIFELNYETLEYEPTKKLKAPSVEMSKQAKGTANKLKALVYANDRAGQLLWNILSPTLLYSAELLGEIADDIVAIDRAMKWGFGWELGPFETWDAIGVKQSVEKMKAEGRQVPSWVEQMLENGHETFYKHEHGRVSYYDRGQYKPVEENEKVIHIQRLKEQKGVIKKNSGASLIDLGDDVALLEFHSPNNAIGFDIVQMINYALEEVDRNYKGLVIGNQGKNFCVGANLAMILMEAQDDNYFEIEMVVRQFQQAMMNIKYSAKPVVVAPFAMTLGGGTEICLPASRIQASAETYMGLVEVGVGLIPGGGGNKELYIKHLSGMPNGVEFDLQKVANKVFETIAMAKVSTSAAEARELNFLNGQDGISINGDHLIHDAKQAVLALYESGYKPPVRKKIPVVGETGYATLLLGAQGMYHSGYISEHDLKIAKKLAYVIAGGSVPYGTEVDEQYLLDLEREAFLSLVGEPKTQARMQHMLVKGKPLRN, encoded by the coding sequence ATGCGAATTAAAAAAGCAGCTGTTCTCGGTTCCGGTGTCATGGGATCGGGGATTGCGGCGCATTTAGCGAACGTCGGCATTCCGACATTGTTGTTAGATATCGTACCGAAAGAGTTGACAGCGGAAGAACAAGCGAAAGGGTGGACGCTTGAGCATAAACAAGTACGCAATCGCATTGTCAATCAAGCGGTTGAACGTTTGTTGAAACAAAAGCCAGCTCCGCTCATGTCGAAAGAAAATGTAGCGCTTATTGAAGTCGGTAACTTTGAAGACGATTTTCGCCGCTTAGCAGAATGTGACTGGATTATTGAAGTCGTTGTTGAGCGGCTTGATGTGAAAAAAAGTGTGTTTGAAAAAGTGGATGAAGTAAGAAAACAAGGAAGTATCGTTAGCTCGAACACATCTGGCATTTCCATTGAAGCAATGGCGGAAGGACGCTCGGATGATTTTAAAAAGCACTTTTTAGGCACGCACTTCTTTAATCCGCCACGTTATTTAAAATTGCTAGAAGTCATTCCGACAAAACATACCGATCCATCCGTTGTTGCGTTTATGAAACAATTTGGTGAGAACGTGCTCGGAAAAGGAGTCGTTCTTGCGAAAGATACGCCAAACTTTATTGCTAATCGTATCGGAACGTACGGCTTGCTTGTAACCGTGCGCGAAATGATGAAAGGTGGCTATAGCGTAGGCGAAGTCGATTCTGTGACAGGTCCTTTAATTGGCCGCCCAAAAAGCGCCACGTTCCGCACGCTTGATGTCGTTGGATTAGATACGTTTATTCATGTGGCGAACAATGTGTTTGAAAAAGTAGAAGGTGAAGAAAAAGAAGTATTTACTGTTCCATCTTTTATGAAAACAATGGTTGAAAAAGGATGGCTCGGCAGTAAATCTGGTCAAGGATTTTTCTATAAGAAAGGAAAAGACATTTTTGAATTAAATTACGAAACGCTTGAGTATGAACCGACGAAGAAATTAAAGGCACCGTCTGTTGAAATGAGCAAACAAGCAAAAGGAACAGCGAATAAATTGAAAGCGCTTGTATATGCGAACGATCGGGCAGGGCAATTGCTTTGGAACATTTTAAGTCCAACGTTATTATATTCGGCTGAGCTGCTTGGAGAAATCGCAGATGACATCGTAGCGATTGACCGTGCGATGAAATGGGGTTTTGGCTGGGAGCTCGGTCCTTTCGAAACGTGGGATGCGATCGGTGTGAAGCAGTCTGTTGAAAAAATGAAAGCGGAAGGTCGCCAAGTTCCATCATGGGTAGAACAGATGTTGGAAAACGGGCATGAAACGTTTTATAAACACGAACATGGCCGAGTATCGTACTACGATCGTGGGCAATACAAACCGGTTGAAGAAAACGAAAAAGTCATCCATATTCAACGCTTAAAAGAACAAAAAGGGGTGATTAAGAAAAATAGTGGTGCAAGCTTGATCGACCTCGGTGACGATGTGGCGTTACTTGAGTTTCATTCACCAAACAATGCGATCGGTTTTGATATTGTTCAAATGATTAACTATGCGTTAGAAGAAGTTGACCGCAACTATAAAGGACTTGTCATCGGAAACCAAGGGAAAAATTTCTGCGTCGGTGCGAACCTTGCGATGATTTTAATGGAAGCGCAAGATGACAACTATTTTGAAATCGAAATGGTCGTTCGTCAATTCCAACAAGCGATGATGAATATTAAATATAGCGCAAAACCGGTTGTCGTTGCCCCATTTGCGATGACGCTTGGCGGTGGAACGGAAATTTGCTTGCCAGCTTCACGCATTCAAGCATCGGCCGAAACGTATATGGGACTTGTCGAAGTCGGCGTTGGTCTCATTCCTGGTGGCGGTGGAAATAAAGAGCTGTATATTAAACATTTGAGCGGCATGCCGAACGGTGTGGAATTTGATCTACAAAAAGTTGCAAATAAAGTGTTTGAAACAATTGCGATGGCGAAAGTATCAACGTCTGCCGCGGAAGCGCGTGAATTGAATTTCTTAAACGGGCAAGATGGCATTTCAATCAATGGCGATCATCTCATTCATGACGCAAAACAAGCGGTGTTAGCGTTATATGAGAGCGGATACAAGCCACCGGTGCGTAAAAAAATTCCGGTTGTCGGAGAAACAGGCTATGCGACGTTGTTGCTCGGTGCGCAAGGAATGTATCATTCCGGTTACATTTCGGAGCATGATTTAAAAATCGCGAAAAAACTTGCTTACGTCATTGCTGGTGGAAGCGTACCGTACGGAACAGAAGTGGACGAACAATATTTGCTTGATTTAGAGCGGGAAGCATTTTTAAGCCTTGTCGGCGAGCCGAAAACACAAGCGCGCATGCAACATATGCTTGTGAAAGGAAAACCGTTAAGAAACTAA
- a CDS encoding antibiotic biosynthesis monooxygenase: MYVVTNAIRVKKGYASQLVERFKERKGIEQSPGFIRLELHVTQGLEDYDEVRVCTTWENKKSFEAWTQSEAFRKAHEQKAKDRPDYVLGNQMFSYEVALSFQA; this comes from the coding sequence ATGTACGTTGTTACAAATGCGATTCGTGTAAAAAAAGGATATGCTTCACAACTTGTTGAGCGATTTAAAGAAAGAAAAGGGATCGAACAATCACCTGGGTTTATTCGTTTAGAATTGCATGTGACACAAGGGCTTGAAGATTATGATGAGGTACGTGTATGCACTACGTGGGAGAACAAAAAATCGTTTGAAGCTTGGACGCAAAGTGAGGCATTTCGTAAAGCGCATGAGCAAAAAGCAAAAGATCGTCCTGACTATGTGCTTGGAAACCAAATGTTTTCATATGAAGTTGCCCTTTCTTTTCAAGCATAG